One genomic segment of Cololabis saira isolate AMF1-May2022 chromosome 22, fColSai1.1, whole genome shotgun sequence includes these proteins:
- the mynn gene encoding myoneurin isoform X1 encodes MAVMAHITNHGRLLLQRLHQQREMDFLCDITIMVRDVEFRAHRNILAAFSDYFSCQAERGQEVTTLDPDKVSRYSLEKLLEFIYTGQMNLSSTRQSAVRRAAIFLGMAEATKYLEEIPHWSEASETSQSEVDKEPGDSPPSPGSPGSPSSPVPLSIVSVTGDWHDDGKEAGDQDYKPGEEDVEEEEEEGKSDEEYTPTRSVARGGGRKRGRRPKSLGGEPAEQSGPADPTPKAQGHRGRGRGRGRGRGRGRGASRAESRAEEVAVGDSDASGKDLGDTSADWSLSLDEESPPKKKPRPSEGRRGRGRGRGRGRGRGRGRRRVEEADEDSGENGEAESGEAEPGEAEPGELDPSDPAGELSLTCTECNKVFKDLSSLRRHEKIHKGLKPFSCIFCSKTFRQATQLKTHLRIHTGEKPFSCSDCDKCFAQKCQLVAHRRMHHGEEKPYTCERCGFKFATSSNYKIHIRLHSGEKPYVCDICGQAFAQSSTLTYHKRRHTGEKPYQCDLCGMSFSVSSSLIAHARKHTGETPYKCSQLKCDAKFVTSSELKKHMRRLHPDGNSGVQCLLCGNRFASVKNMIKHQEKAHADEVRQHKERARAVVLLASSHPVAFVQSKLSQESKGLVSIPEGEPANPEPTTPDPKAPSPEAVSEPAADATIQDFKSEPIPHPLSSAEQVAFDADQEQTINSDTLHALVEQLRPAASPAPGLEQIVIIRTVDTAESNAPQQ; translated from the exons TGGCAGTGATGGCGCACATCACCAACCAcggccggctgctgctgcagcgccTGCACCAGCAGCGGGAGATGGACTTCCTGTGCGACATAACCATCATGGTGCGGGACGTCGAGTTCAGGGCTCACCGCAACATCCTCGCCGCCTTCAGCGACTACTTCTCCTGTCAGGCTGAACGGGGTCAAGAGGTCACGACCTTGGACCCCGACAAGGTCAGCCGCTACTCCCTGGAGAAGCTCCTGGAGTTCATCTACACCGGCCAGATGAACCTCAGCAG CACCAGGCAGTCGGCCGTGCGGCGCGCCGCCATCTTCCTGGGGATGGCGGAGGCCACCAAGTACCTGGAGGAGATCCCTCACTGGTCGGAGGCCAGCGAGACGTCTCAGTCGGAGGTGGATAAGGAGCCGGGCGACTCCCCGCCCAGCCCCGGCTCCCCGGGGAGCCCCAGCTCCCCGGTGCCCCTGTCCATCGTCTCCGTCACGGGGGACTGGCACGACGACGGCAAGGAGGCCGGAGACCAGGACTACAAGCCGGGGGAGGAGgacgtggaggaggaggaggaggaggggaagaGCGACGAGGAGTACACGCCCACCAGGAGCGTGGCCAGGGGGGGCGGCCGGAAGAGAGGCCGGCGGCCGAAGAGCCTCGGCGGGGAGCCGGCGGAGCAGAGCGGCCCGGCCGACCCGACCCCCAAGGCCCAGGGCCACCGGGGGCGGGGCcgagggagggggcggggccgcggCAGAGGCCGGGGGGCGTCCAGGGCGGAGTCCAGGGCGGAGGAGGTGGCGGTGGGGGATTCTGACGCCAGCGGGAAGGACTTGGGCGACACGTCGGCGGACTGGAGCCTGTCGCTGGACGAAGAGTCTCCCCCCAAGAAGAAGCCGCGGCCGAgcgaggggaggagggggcgcgGCCGCGGGAGGGGCCGGGGGCGAGGCCGGGGCCGCGGCCGGAGGAGGGTGGAGGAGGCGGACGAGGACAGCGGAGAGAACGGGGAGGCGGAGTCCGGGGAGGCGGAGCCTGGGGAGGCAGAGCCCGGGGAGCTGGACCCGTCGGACCCGGCGGGAGAGCTGTCGCTCACCTGCACGGAGTGCAACAAGGTGTTCAAGGACCTGAGCAGCCTGCGGCGCCACGAGAAGATCCACAAGGGCCTGAAGCCGTTCTCCTGCATCTTCTGCTCCAAGACCTTCAGGCAGGCCACGCAGCTCAAGACGCACCTGCGCATACACACAG GCGAGAagccgttcagctgcagcgacTGCGACAAGTGCTTCGCCCAGAAGTGCCAGCTGGTCGCCCACCGCCGCATGCACCACGGCGAGGAGAAGCCGTACACCTGCGAGCGCTGCGGCTTCAAGTTCGCCACCTCGTCCAACTACAAGATACACATCAG GCTGCACAGCGGGGAGAAGCCGTACGTGTGCGACATCTGCGGCCAGGCCTTCGCCCAGTCCAGCACGCTGACGTACCACAAGCGGCGGCACACCGGCGAGAAGCCGTACCAGTGCGACCTGTGCGGCATGTCCTTCTCCGTGTCGTCCTCGCTCATCGCCCACGCACGGAAGCACACGG GTGAGACGCCGTACAAATGCTCGCAGCTGAAATGTGACGCCAAGTTCGTCACGTCGTCGgagctgaagaaacacatgcGGCGACTCCACCCCG ACGGGAACTCGGGCGTTCAGTGTCTGCTGTGCGGGAACCGCTTCGCCAGCGTGAAGAACATGATCAAGCACCAGGAGAAGGCCCACGCCGACGAGGTGCGGCAGCACAAGGAGCGAGCGAGAGCCG TGGTCCTGCTGGCGTCCAGCCATCCCGTGGCCTTCGTCCAGAGCAAACTGTCCCAGGAGAGCAAGGGCCTGGTGTCCATCCCCGAGGGCGAGCCGGCCAACCCCGAGCCCACCACCCCCGACCCCAAAGCTCCGTCTCCCGAGGCCGTCTCCGAGCCGGCGGCCGACGCCACCATCCAGGACTTCAAGTCGGAGCCCATCCCCCACCCTCTGTCCTCCGCCGAGCAGGTGGCGTTCGACGCCGACCAGGAGCAGACCATCAACTCGGACACGCTGCACGCGCTGGTGGAGCAGCTGCGGCCGGCGGCCTCGCCCGCGCCGGGCCTGGAGCAGATCGTCATCATCAGGACGGTGGACACGGCCGAGAGCAACGCCCCCCAGCAGTGA
- the lrrc34 gene encoding leucine-rich repeat-containing protein 34 — protein METRIQKQQRSDLIGVFQPGFNVLPVNQEHVLTPSVVCYSSDIAAGARSCLCVVTPSTTSTTLPDFYVCVVTRRRTAVTSHVFSIAHVASVAVATANNRFSLPGNACRSTMAAETFSKFYQTVCCQNDIKVNPDVLETLEKTKITWNFTLKLRGNDQLARGQRLGDDDVLALSKCLQNNDRVTGLDVSYNHIADGGAGHLAELLQAKDSVLSSLDLAFNDVQADGAEALARSLQGNSSLLSLRLSGNKIGRTGAMHVARMLQVNNTLQEVELANCDLETHAVIALSIVLRTNTTLRCVDVSRPLLFSQQEEWAVHFSQVLAQNCSLLELRLGTTGLTDTGMERLADGLKQNRTLRYLDLRCNRVSRDGALHLAEALVQDSALEVLDLSFNRIEDEGAASLGRALVQPGCSLKELSVCSNHIGADGLLALVRALKATRTLTRLFVWGNQLEEPVCQAFRGLLARGRLSSRDTDVRAYEVDGRVFLAQVSQGPRRRV, from the exons ATGGAAACGCGCATCCAGAAGCAGCAGCGCAGCGACCTGATCGGTGTGTTTCAACCCGGATTCAACGTTCTTCCAGTTAACCAGGAACATGTTTTAACTCCTTCTGTAGTCTGCTACAGCTCAGAC ATCGCCGCCGGCGCCCGTTCCTGCCTGTGCGTTGTGACGCCGTCAACGACGTCAACGACCCTCCCTGACTTTTACGTGTGCGTGGTGACGAGGAGACGAACTGCTGTCACATCCCACGTGTTCTCCATCGCTCACGTGGCTTCTGTTGCCGTGGCAACGGCCAACAACCGA TTCTCGTTGCCAGGCAACGCGTGTCGCTCGACGATGGCTGCAGAGACTTTTTCTAAGTTTTATCAAACTGTTTGCTGccaaaatgatattaaagtcaATCCGGATGTTTTAGAGACtttagaaaaaactaaaataacatG GAATTTCACCTTAAAGCTCAGAGGAAACGACCAGCTGGCACGCGGTCAGAGACTCGGGGACGACGACGTCCTCGCTCTGTCCAAGTGTCTGCAGAACAACGACCGCGTGACAG GTCTGGATGTGAGCTACAACCACATAGCTGACGGAGGAGCCGGACACCTGGCTGAGCTGTTACAG GCGAAGGACTCCGTTCTGAGCTCGTTGGACCTGGCGTTTAACGACGTTCAGGCAGACGGAGCTGAAGCTCTCGCCAGGAGTCTGCAG gGGAACAGCAGTCTGCTCTCTCTCCGGCTGTCGGGGAACAAGATCGGCAGGACGGGAGCGATGCATGTGGCCCGGATGCTGCAGGTGAACAACACGCTGCAGGAGGTGGAGCTGGCCAACTGTGACCTG GAGACCCACGCTGTGATCGCCCTCAGCATCGTGCTGAGAACCAACACAACTCTGCGCTGCGTGGACGTCAGCCGCCCGCTGCTCTTCAGCCAGCAG GAGGAGTGGGCCGTGCACTTCTCCCAGGTGTTGGCCCAGAACTGCAGCCTGCTGGAGCTCCGCCTGGGGACGACGGGGCTGACGGACACAGGGATGGAGCGTCTGGCCGACGGGCTGAAGCAGAACCGGACCCTGCGCTACCTGGACCTGCGCTG CAACCGCGTGTCCCGTGACGGGGCCCTCCACCTGGCCGAGGCGCTGGTGCAGGACTCTGctctggaggttctggacctGTCGTTCAACCGCATCGAGGACGAGGGCGCGGCCAGTCTGGGCCGGGCCCTGGTCCAGCCCGGCTGCAGCCTGAAGGA gctgAGTGTCTGCAGCAACCACATCGGGGCTGACGGCCTGCTGGCTCTGGTTCGGGCCCTGAAGGCGACCCGGACTCTGACCCGCCTGTTCGTCTGGGGGAACCAGCTGGAGGAGCCGGTGTGCCAG gCCTTCCGGGGGCTGCTGGCCCGCGGCCGCCTGTCCTCCAGGGACACGGACGTGCGCGCCTACGAGGTGGACGGGCGCGTGTTCCTGGCGCAGGTGTCCCAGGGCCCGCGCAGGCGCGTGTGA
- the mynn gene encoding myoneurin isoform X2, which yields MAHITNHGRLLLQRLHQQREMDFLCDITIMVRDVEFRAHRNILAAFSDYFSCQAERGQEVTTLDPDKVSRYSLEKLLEFIYTGQMNLSSTRQSAVRRAAIFLGMAEATKYLEEIPHWSEASETSQSEVDKEPGDSPPSPGSPGSPSSPVPLSIVSVTGDWHDDGKEAGDQDYKPGEEDVEEEEEEGKSDEEYTPTRSVARGGGRKRGRRPKSLGGEPAEQSGPADPTPKAQGHRGRGRGRGRGRGRGRGASRAESRAEEVAVGDSDASGKDLGDTSADWSLSLDEESPPKKKPRPSEGRRGRGRGRGRGRGRGRGRRRVEEADEDSGENGEAESGEAEPGEAEPGELDPSDPAGELSLTCTECNKVFKDLSSLRRHEKIHKGLKPFSCIFCSKTFRQATQLKTHLRIHTGEKPFSCSDCDKCFAQKCQLVAHRRMHHGEEKPYTCERCGFKFATSSNYKIHIRLHSGEKPYVCDICGQAFAQSSTLTYHKRRHTGEKPYQCDLCGMSFSVSSSLIAHARKHTGETPYKCSQLKCDAKFVTSSELKKHMRRLHPDGNSGVQCLLCGNRFASVKNMIKHQEKAHADEVRQHKERARAVVLLASSHPVAFVQSKLSQESKGLVSIPEGEPANPEPTTPDPKAPSPEAVSEPAADATIQDFKSEPIPHPLSSAEQVAFDADQEQTINSDTLHALVEQLRPAASPAPGLEQIVIIRTVDTAESNAPQQ from the exons ATGGCGCACATCACCAACCAcggccggctgctgctgcagcgccTGCACCAGCAGCGGGAGATGGACTTCCTGTGCGACATAACCATCATGGTGCGGGACGTCGAGTTCAGGGCTCACCGCAACATCCTCGCCGCCTTCAGCGACTACTTCTCCTGTCAGGCTGAACGGGGTCAAGAGGTCACGACCTTGGACCCCGACAAGGTCAGCCGCTACTCCCTGGAGAAGCTCCTGGAGTTCATCTACACCGGCCAGATGAACCTCAGCAG CACCAGGCAGTCGGCCGTGCGGCGCGCCGCCATCTTCCTGGGGATGGCGGAGGCCACCAAGTACCTGGAGGAGATCCCTCACTGGTCGGAGGCCAGCGAGACGTCTCAGTCGGAGGTGGATAAGGAGCCGGGCGACTCCCCGCCCAGCCCCGGCTCCCCGGGGAGCCCCAGCTCCCCGGTGCCCCTGTCCATCGTCTCCGTCACGGGGGACTGGCACGACGACGGCAAGGAGGCCGGAGACCAGGACTACAAGCCGGGGGAGGAGgacgtggaggaggaggaggaggaggggaagaGCGACGAGGAGTACACGCCCACCAGGAGCGTGGCCAGGGGGGGCGGCCGGAAGAGAGGCCGGCGGCCGAAGAGCCTCGGCGGGGAGCCGGCGGAGCAGAGCGGCCCGGCCGACCCGACCCCCAAGGCCCAGGGCCACCGGGGGCGGGGCcgagggagggggcggggccgcggCAGAGGCCGGGGGGCGTCCAGGGCGGAGTCCAGGGCGGAGGAGGTGGCGGTGGGGGATTCTGACGCCAGCGGGAAGGACTTGGGCGACACGTCGGCGGACTGGAGCCTGTCGCTGGACGAAGAGTCTCCCCCCAAGAAGAAGCCGCGGCCGAgcgaggggaggagggggcgcgGCCGCGGGAGGGGCCGGGGGCGAGGCCGGGGCCGCGGCCGGAGGAGGGTGGAGGAGGCGGACGAGGACAGCGGAGAGAACGGGGAGGCGGAGTCCGGGGAGGCGGAGCCTGGGGAGGCAGAGCCCGGGGAGCTGGACCCGTCGGACCCGGCGGGAGAGCTGTCGCTCACCTGCACGGAGTGCAACAAGGTGTTCAAGGACCTGAGCAGCCTGCGGCGCCACGAGAAGATCCACAAGGGCCTGAAGCCGTTCTCCTGCATCTTCTGCTCCAAGACCTTCAGGCAGGCCACGCAGCTCAAGACGCACCTGCGCATACACACAG GCGAGAagccgttcagctgcagcgacTGCGACAAGTGCTTCGCCCAGAAGTGCCAGCTGGTCGCCCACCGCCGCATGCACCACGGCGAGGAGAAGCCGTACACCTGCGAGCGCTGCGGCTTCAAGTTCGCCACCTCGTCCAACTACAAGATACACATCAG GCTGCACAGCGGGGAGAAGCCGTACGTGTGCGACATCTGCGGCCAGGCCTTCGCCCAGTCCAGCACGCTGACGTACCACAAGCGGCGGCACACCGGCGAGAAGCCGTACCAGTGCGACCTGTGCGGCATGTCCTTCTCCGTGTCGTCCTCGCTCATCGCCCACGCACGGAAGCACACGG GTGAGACGCCGTACAAATGCTCGCAGCTGAAATGTGACGCCAAGTTCGTCACGTCGTCGgagctgaagaaacacatgcGGCGACTCCACCCCG ACGGGAACTCGGGCGTTCAGTGTCTGCTGTGCGGGAACCGCTTCGCCAGCGTGAAGAACATGATCAAGCACCAGGAGAAGGCCCACGCCGACGAGGTGCGGCAGCACAAGGAGCGAGCGAGAGCCG TGGTCCTGCTGGCGTCCAGCCATCCCGTGGCCTTCGTCCAGAGCAAACTGTCCCAGGAGAGCAAGGGCCTGGTGTCCATCCCCGAGGGCGAGCCGGCCAACCCCGAGCCCACCACCCCCGACCCCAAAGCTCCGTCTCCCGAGGCCGTCTCCGAGCCGGCGGCCGACGCCACCATCCAGGACTTCAAGTCGGAGCCCATCCCCCACCCTCTGTCCTCCGCCGAGCAGGTGGCGTTCGACGCCGACCAGGAGCAGACCATCAACTCGGACACGCTGCACGCGCTGGTGGAGCAGCTGCGGCCGGCGGCCTCGCCCGCGCCGGGCCTGGAGCAGATCGTCATCATCAGGACGGTGGACACGGCCGAGAGCAACGCCCCCCAGCAGTGA